From a single Sediminibacterium sp. KACHI17 genomic region:
- the surE gene encoding 5'/3'-nucleotidase SurE — protein MSKSVKKENKPVILVTNDDGINAPGIRALVDAVRGLGKIIVVAPDKPQSGMGHAITIGQLLRLQKSSVFEGIEAYSCSGTPVDCVKIAVDKVLHRKPDICISGINHGSNHSINVIYSGTMSAALEASIESIPSIGFSLTDLSIDADFTAAGKYARIIVEKLLSGKTLDKHLCLNVNIPAVSEKLIKGIKICRQAYAKYEEEFDERKDPHGKKYYWLTGEFVNFDKGKDTDVWALKNNYVSVVPVQFDLTNYKLKQQLETKWKF, from the coding sequence ATGTCGAAATCAGTCAAAAAAGAAAACAAGCCCGTCATTTTAGTCACCAATGATGACGGAATCAATGCACCTGGTATCCGTGCCTTAGTAGATGCAGTAAGAGGCCTCGGTAAGATCATTGTGGTGGCGCCTGATAAACCACAAAGTGGTATGGGACATGCCATCACGATCGGACAACTACTCCGCTTACAAAAGTCGAGTGTTTTTGAAGGGATAGAAGCGTATAGTTGCAGTGGTACTCCGGTAGATTGTGTAAAGATTGCGGTTGATAAGGTGTTGCATCGCAAACCGGATATCTGTATCAGTGGTATCAATCATGGTTCAAATCATTCTATCAATGTGATTTATTCGGGTACCATGTCGGCTGCATTGGAAGCTTCTATTGAAAGTATTCCGAGTATTGGTTTTAGTTTAACAGACCTCAGTATTGATGCAGACTTTACAGCAGCAGGTAAATATGCGCGCATCATTGTTGAAAAACTCCTAAGTGGAAAAACATTGGATAAACATTTATGCCTGAATGTAAATATTCCGGCTGTAAGTGAAAAGCTGATCAAAGGCATTAAGATATGCAGACAAGCATATGCGAAATATGAAGAAGAGTTTGATGAAAGAAAGGATCCGCATGGCAAGAAATATTATTGGCTCACCGGAGAGTTCGTGAACTTTGATAAAGGAAAAGATACCGACGTGTGGGCATTGAAAAACAATTATGTAAGCGTGGTTCCTGTTCAGTTTGACTTGACCAATTATAAACTGAAACAGCAACTGGAAACCAAATGGAAATTCTGA
- a CDS encoding BlaI/MecI/CopY family transcriptional regulator, whose translation MKPLTKAEEQIMHSIWKLEEAFLKDILELQPEPKPHSNTVATILKILVEKGFVGITPVGRMHRYYPLVSKEEYSSSTIRTLVDGYFEGSFSEAVSFMVKQKDISIRELEMLLQEIKNAKK comes from the coding sequence ATGAAACCATTGACAAAAGCGGAAGAGCAGATCATGCATAGCATCTGGAAATTAGAAGAGGCATTTCTTAAAGATATATTGGAACTACAGCCTGAGCCCAAGCCACATTCTAATACAGTGGCTACGATATTGAAAATACTCGTAGAGAAGGGTTTTGTTGGCATTACCCCAGTTGGACGTATGCATCGTTATTATCCATTGGTATCTAAGGAAGAATATTCATCTAGTACCATTCGTACGCTGGTAGATGGATATTTCGAAGGTTCGTTTAGTGAAGCGGTATCATTTATGGTGAAGCAGAAAGATATCAGTATCCGTGAGTTGGAGATGTTGTTGCAAGAAATTAAAAATGCTAAAAAATAA
- a CDS encoding M56/M15 family metallopeptidase, translated as MLSTAYYFLQVLLCSGIMLGYYWMVLRNKKFHQYNRFYLLSVAILSWIVPLIKIQWSNSFGDNEQVIRFLTVVADNNSELESVVRSKGFHWSTEGLVSSFYFTIAGLLLLTMVHALYRIYLLLKKNPYRQIENVFLIITQAKGTPFSFFRYIFWNDQIDIRSASGKQILQHELTHVQQRHSVDKMLIQLVLIAGWFNPFFWLLKKEMDMIHEFIADKQSVSDGDTAALAQMLLTAVYPQQHFKLTHPFFFSPIKRRLQMLTNNKNPRFSYLRRLVALPLLAVLVILFAFRSKQSRIDSPISVASVVENVVGDFRSHVIGNPDKTFSAKPISNAALNKTYTIVINPGHGGEDAGARGYDGTKESDLSLAFAKKIKELNSNPNIRVVLTRESDVFNSVVEVAAIAQKLSPDLLISVHANNAMPIKLAGNKQKENPQKGVELYIASKAKAFDYEGNYQLANMLGNTISEVANPFLGIKSREKGIYVLQTLKCPSVLIETGFVSNREELKLLKDESYQSKMAASILQGVELYLKQREQNGKEPYFEAVNSAATETFAAQKNDQNNDPSGIKDFRKRNPDVKQVHWQRSPFRIIIELKNGTAEVYDLEKAESKNRAIKKYGKLPIAPPPPPMMPPSSPEKNPIVHFEDVVLESVYINPETPPSFPGGDSAWRNFLMQHLNRDVPINNGCPPGKYVVKVSFLVDKIGKLGGFELETDPGYGTGAEVLRMFAKAPNWNPAKVNGKSVISRIEKTVTFMVSEE; from the coding sequence ATGCTAAGTACTGCGTATTATTTTCTGCAAGTTTTATTGTGCAGTGGCATCATGCTGGGTTATTACTGGATGGTACTGCGGAATAAAAAATTTCATCAATACAATCGATTCTACTTATTGAGTGTAGCGATACTCTCATGGATCGTTCCTTTGATCAAGATCCAGTGGAGCAATAGTTTTGGTGACAATGAGCAAGTGATACGGTTTTTAACGGTAGTGGCAGATAATAATTCTGAATTGGAATCAGTCGTAAGGTCAAAGGGATTTCATTGGAGCACCGAAGGCTTGGTATCCTCATTTTATTTTACGATTGCCGGGTTGTTATTATTGACAATGGTGCATGCATTGTATCGGATCTATCTGTTATTAAAAAAGAATCCGTACAGACAAATTGAAAATGTATTCTTGATCATCACACAGGCAAAGGGGACGCCCTTTTCCTTCTTCCGATATATTTTCTGGAATGATCAGATCGATATCCGAAGCGCATCGGGTAAGCAGATCCTGCAGCATGAGCTAACACACGTTCAGCAACGTCACTCAGTTGATAAAATGCTGATTCAATTGGTGCTCATAGCGGGTTGGTTCAATCCATTTTTCTGGTTGTTGAAAAAAGAGATGGATATGATCCATGAATTCATTGCAGATAAGCAATCGGTAAGTGATGGTGACACAGCGGCGTTGGCTCAGATGCTCTTAACAGCGGTATATCCGCAACAGCATTTTAAGTTAACACATCCGTTCTTTTTTTCACCCATCAAAAGGAGGTTACAAATGTTGACGAATAATAAGAACCCAAGATTCAGTTACCTGCGCAGATTAGTTGCCTTGCCGCTACTCGCAGTACTTGTGATATTATTTGCTTTTAGAAGTAAGCAATCCAGGATCGATAGTCCCATTTCCGTTGCATCAGTTGTTGAAAATGTAGTAGGTGATTTTAGATCGCATGTTATTGGAAACCCCGATAAAACCTTTTCGGCAAAGCCTATAAGTAATGCAGCACTCAATAAAACATATACGATTGTCATCAACCCGGGTCATGGGGGAGAAGATGCTGGAGCAAGAGGATATGATGGAACAAAGGAATCTGATTTGAGTCTGGCATTTGCAAAAAAAATCAAGGAGCTGAATTCAAACCCCAACATTCGAGTGGTGCTTACGCGAGAAAGTGATGTATTTAACTCTGTTGTTGAAGTAGCAGCGATTGCTCAAAAATTATCACCCGATTTATTGATTTCTGTTCATGCAAATAATGCAATGCCTATAAAATTGGCAGGCAATAAGCAAAAAGAAAATCCTCAGAAAGGTGTTGAGTTATATATCGCTTCTAAAGCAAAGGCATTCGATTATGAAGGCAATTATCAGCTGGCGAATATGTTAGGTAATACTATTAGTGAGGTAGCTAATCCTTTTCTTGGAATTAAATCGCGTGAAAAAGGAATTTATGTCCTACAAACGCTCAAATGTCCATCAGTATTGATTGAAACAGGATTTGTCAGTAATAGAGAAGAGCTGAAATTATTAAAAGATGAGTCTTATCAAAGTAAAATGGCTGCTTCTATTCTTCAGGGTGTTGAATTGTATTTGAAGCAGCGAGAACAAAATGGTAAGGAACCGTATTTTGAAGCTGTGAATTCGGCTGCAACAGAAACCTTTGCAGCCCAAAAAAATGATCAGAATAATGATCCGTCAGGAATCAAGGATTTTCGAAAAAGAAACCCCGATGTAAAACAGGTGCACTGGCAGCGATCACCCTTTAGAATAATCATTGAGTTGAAAAATGGTACAGCTGAAGTGTATGATTTGGAGAAAGCGGAAAGTAAAAACCGAGCTATCAAAAAGTATGGAAAACTTCCTATTGCGCCGCCTCCACCTCCAATGATGCCGCCATCAAGCCCTGAAAAAAATCCAATTGTTCATTTCGAAGATGTTGTTCTAGAAAGTGTATATATCAACCCTGAAACACCTCCATCATTTCCCGGTGGTGATTCCGCATGGCGTAACTTTCTGATGCAACATTTGAATAGAGATGTGCCAATTAACAATGGTTGTCCTCCTGGAAAATATGTGGTAAAAGTTTCTTTCCTAGTTGATAAAATAGGTAAGCTTGGTGGGTTTGAATTAGAAACGGATCCGGGTTATGGTACAGGAGCTGAGGTACTTCGGATGTTTGCTAAAGCGCCTAACTGGAACCCAGCCAAAGTGAATGGAAAATCTGTTATCTCGAGAATTGAAAAGACGGTAACGTTTATGGTATCTGAAGAATGA
- a CDS encoding LexA family transcriptional regulator — protein sequence MSNAGKNLRHLRKLRGWTQEEFANKLKIKRSLVGAYEEERAEPRLEVVKEICQIFKLSLEDFLLKDLTATKGGGSYIEKRRQLKMVAEVAEVRFVPVKAAAGYLAGYADPEFVDELNTFTLPMLAPGQYRAFEIVGDSMLPTPSGSVIVGEKVEDLEDVKNSNTYVVLSRNEGVVYKRIMKNNRVKNKITLISDNPQYEPYNVSSEDVLEVWKAVYILQKANAGPRWDVNQLAGMVNNLQEQVSTLKKKLN from the coding sequence ATGTCAAACGCCGGAAAGAATTTAAGACATCTGCGCAAGCTACGTGGCTGGACGCAGGAGGAATTCGCCAATAAGCTTAAGATCAAAAGATCATTGGTAGGAGCGTATGAGGAAGAACGTGCCGAACCAAGGCTGGAAGTGGTGAAAGAGATCTGTCAAATTTTTAAATTAAGCTTGGAAGATTTTTTACTCAAAGATCTAACAGCGACTAAAGGTGGCGGTTCTTATATCGAGAAAAGACGTCAGCTGAAAATGGTAGCTGAAGTGGCCGAAGTTCGTTTTGTGCCTGTTAAAGCAGCCGCTGGTTATTTGGCAGGTTATGCTGATCCTGAATTTGTAGATGAGTTGAATACATTCACACTACCCATGCTCGCTCCGGGTCAATACCGTGCATTCGAAATAGTAGGAGACAGTATGTTGCCCACACCTAGCGGAAGCGTGATCGTTGGTGAGAAAGTAGAAGACCTGGAAGATGTAAAGAATAGTAATACTTATGTTGTACTTTCTAGGAATGAAGGGGTAGTATACAAACGTATCATGAAAAATAACAGGGTGAAAAATAAGATAACTTTGATCAGTGATAATCCCCAGTATGAACCTTACAATGTGAGTTCTGAAGATGTGCTGGAAGTATGGAAAGCTGTCTATATTCTTCAAAAAGCCAATGCCGGTCCTCGCTGGGATGTGAATCAATTAGCAGGCATGGTCAACAACTTACAAGAACAAGTGAGTACTTTGAAAAAGAAACTCAATTAA
- the lpxB gene encoding lipid-A-disaccharide synthase yields MKYYLIAGEASGDLHGSNLIKEIKKEDPDADIRCWGGDLMSEAGATLVKHYRDLAFMGFVEVIKNLPTILRNIRFCKQDIEAWQPDVLVLIDYPGFNLRIAEWAHAKRFKVVYYISPQVWAWKENRVKKMKQCIDKMLCILPFEKDYYKNKWNWDVEYVGHPLVEVVGKKLTDGSKQLTEDKTASQTSKIIALLPGSRKQEIAKKLPIMLSVAAHFPAYTFVVAKAPGLEDDFYTPFLNTSNNITSVRNQTYDLLLKSTAALVTSGTATLETALFGVPEVVCYKGNNLSYQIAKRLINIKYISLVNLIMDKEVVKELIQDELTKDNLVKELRLILDNDDHRKKIIDDYRSLKNILSEGGNASVQSARHIIKVASQIN; encoded by the coding sequence ATGAAATACTACCTCATAGCCGGTGAAGCCAGTGGTGATCTACATGGCAGTAACCTTATCAAGGAAATAAAAAAAGAGGACCCGGACGCAGACATCCGTTGCTGGGGTGGTGATCTGATGTCTGAAGCCGGCGCAACACTTGTAAAGCATTATAGAGACCTTGCTTTCATGGGTTTTGTTGAAGTGATCAAAAATCTTCCTACCATTCTTCGCAATATTCGTTTCTGTAAACAAGATATTGAAGCATGGCAACCTGATGTATTGGTTTTGATCGATTACCCGGGATTTAACTTAAGAATTGCGGAATGGGCACACGCAAAAAGATTCAAAGTGGTGTATTATATCTCACCGCAAGTATGGGCATGGAAAGAGAATCGAGTAAAAAAAATGAAACAATGCATCGACAAAATGCTTTGTATTCTTCCCTTTGAGAAAGATTATTATAAAAATAAATGGAATTGGGACGTTGAGTATGTTGGCCATCCTTTAGTGGAAGTTGTGGGCAAGAAGTTGACAGATGGCAGTAAACAGTTAACAGAAGATAAAACTGCTTCTCAGACAAGTAAAATCATCGCTCTCCTCCCTGGTAGTCGAAAACAAGAAATTGCCAAAAAACTCCCGATCATGTTGAGTGTTGCTGCTCATTTTCCTGCGTATACATTTGTGGTGGCAAAAGCTCCGGGATTAGAAGACGATTTTTATACTCCGTTTTTAAACACCAGCAATAATATCACGAGTGTTCGTAATCAGACTTATGATCTGCTACTGAAATCCACAGCTGCACTGGTAACCAGTGGTACTGCTACACTTGAAACGGCCTTATTTGGTGTACCCGAAGTGGTTTGTTATAAAGGAAATAATCTCAGCTATCAAATAGCCAAACGATTGATCAACATCAAATACATTTCACTCGTTAACCTGATCATGGATAAAGAGGTGGTGAAAGAATTGATTCAGGATGAACTAACAAAAGACAACCTGGTAAAAGAACTTAGATTGATCTTAGATAACGATGATCACCGTAAAAAAATAATCGATGATTATCGCTCTTTGAAAAATATTTTATCCGAAGGAGGCAATGCTTCTGTACAAAGTGCCAGACATATCATCAAAGTCGCTTCACAGATCAATTGA